The Micromonospora krabiensis genome window below encodes:
- a CDS encoding aldehyde dehydrogenase family protein: protein MYTVAQLIGGVWGAGGAEGELVVHDPADGTPVTSAPIASADVVGKAVEAAREIAPEWASTAPAERAAALRRAADAVEAVTEDLAAAVTAEMGKPLADARGGVEAGIGTLRQYAELAPLRGGRTLHGGHHAVDFMAPQPRGVVAAITPWNDPVAVSCGLLGAALVTGNVVVYKPSERTPATGWLLAKALDEALPAGVLTLLTGGAETGAALAAQPVDVVAHVGSTATGRAIAAATARTGAKVLLENGGSDPLIVDADVDPVWAAREAALGAFANAGQICVAVERVYAHRDVAEDFVAALVERADALRTGPGRDPATELGPLVDRRHRDHVHGQVTAAVAQGARIRTGGTLPDGPGSFYPATVVTDCRHDMPLVREETFGPVAPVVVVDSFSEALRCAADSPYGLAATVLTGSMSHAQRAWRELPVGTVKVNAVFGGAPGGAAHPRGGSGQGFGYGPELLDEFSAVKAVHIEAPGGGHW from the coding sequence ATGTACACGGTTGCGCAGCTGATCGGCGGGGTGTGGGGCGCGGGCGGCGCGGAGGGTGAACTGGTCGTGCACGACCCGGCCGACGGCACCCCGGTGACGTCCGCGCCGATCGCGTCGGCCGACGTGGTCGGCAAGGCGGTGGAGGCGGCCCGCGAGATCGCCCCCGAGTGGGCGAGCACCGCCCCGGCGGAGCGGGCCGCGGCGCTGCGTCGCGCCGCGGACGCCGTGGAGGCGGTGACGGAGGACCTGGCCGCGGCGGTCACGGCCGAGATGGGCAAGCCGTTGGCGGACGCGCGCGGCGGCGTCGAGGCGGGCATCGGCACCCTGCGACAGTACGCGGAACTCGCTCCGCTGCGCGGCGGGCGCACCCTGCACGGCGGCCACCACGCGGTGGACTTCATGGCGCCGCAGCCGCGGGGCGTGGTCGCCGCGATCACCCCGTGGAACGACCCGGTGGCGGTCTCCTGCGGGCTGCTCGGCGCGGCCCTGGTCACCGGCAACGTGGTGGTCTACAAGCCGAGCGAGCGTACGCCGGCCACCGGCTGGCTGCTGGCGAAGGCGTTGGACGAGGCGCTGCCGGCCGGGGTGTTGACGCTGCTGACCGGCGGCGCGGAGACCGGCGCGGCGCTGGCGGCGCAGCCGGTGGACGTGGTGGCCCACGTCGGCTCCACCGCGACCGGCCGGGCGATCGCCGCCGCCACCGCGCGCACCGGCGCGAAGGTGCTGCTGGAGAACGGCGGCAGCGACCCGCTGATCGTGGACGCCGACGTGGATCCGGTGTGGGCGGCGCGGGAGGCGGCGCTGGGCGCGTTCGCGAACGCCGGGCAGATCTGCGTCGCGGTGGAGCGCGTCTACGCGCACCGGGACGTGGCCGAGGACTTCGTGGCCGCGCTCGTCGAGCGGGCCGACGCGCTCCGGACCGGCCCCGGCCGTGACCCGGCCACCGAGCTGGGGCCGCTGGTCGACCGCCGGCACCGGGACCACGTGCACGGTCAGGTGACCGCCGCGGTGGCCCAGGGGGCGCGGATCCGCACCGGCGGCACGCTACCGGACGGGCCGGGGTCGTTCTACCCGGCGACCGTGGTCACCGACTGCCGGCACGACATGCCCCTGGTCCGCGAGGAGACGTTCGGTCCGGTCGCGCCGGTGGTGGTGGTCGACTCGTTCAGCGAGGCGCTGCGCTGCGCGGCCGACTCCCCCTACGGGCTCGCCGCGACGGTGCTGACCGGGTCGATGAGCCACGCGCAGCGGGCCTGGCGGGAGCTGCCGGTCGGCACCGTGAAGGTCAACGCGGTGTTCGGCGGCGCACCGGGCGGCGCCGCGCATCCGCGTGGCGGCAGCGGTCAGGGCTTCGGATACGGCCCGGAGCTGCTGGACGAGTTCAGCGCAGTGAAGGCCGTGCACATCGAGGCGCCGGGGGGCGGGCACTGGTGA
- a CDS encoding ChaB family protein, whose product MPGREVLPSTLRRSPDKAQRTWEKTHDSAVETYGEGERAHRTAFAAVKHEFEKVGDHWESKGRKGPSDRQAAGGGPARRAPTAGGVDANATKDHLMKVARKLDVPGRSRMNKPELVKAIQKANNRQTAKARGR is encoded by the coding sequence ATGCCCGGGCGTGAGGTACTGCCGAGCACGCTGCGACGCTCCCCGGACAAGGCGCAGCGCACGTGGGAGAAGACGCACGACTCGGCGGTCGAGACGTACGGCGAGGGGGAGCGGGCGCACCGGACCGCCTTCGCCGCCGTGAAGCACGAGTTCGAGAAGGTGGGCGACCACTGGGAGTCGAAGGGACGCAAGGGCCCCAGCGACCGGCAGGCGGCCGGCGGGGGTCCGGCGCGGCGGGCACCCACCGCCGGTGGTGTGGACGCGAACGCGACGAAGGACCACCTGATGAAGGTCGCCCGCAAGCTGGACGTCCCGGGCCGGTCCCGGATGAACAAGCCGGAGCTGGTCAAGGCGATCCAGAAGGCGAACAACCGGCAGACCGCGAAGGCGCGGGGCCGCTGA
- a CDS encoding YihY/virulence factor BrkB family protein, which translates to MTTTDPAAALTGRGRPHLPRRVRQLSWRTWRGVLVRSARNFVSDNCADWAAALTYYGVLALFPSAIVVVSLVGLVSDGERTVDTVLDLARQVGAGSVVGNDGFVSVVRDVVDQESSAKVLLSFGLLGALWSASGFIGAFTRASNAVYGVTEGRPVWKLRPLQIGLAGITLLLLAVVATGLIISGPVADAVGDLVNAGGLARTMWSVAKWPVLALVMMMLLSLLFWIAPNVRQPRFRWLTPGGAVALAAWALASFGFSLYVANFGSYDATYGSLGAVIAFLVWLYLSNSALMLGVQINAELQRGRRLQAGEASDDPVLPPKSPAGS; encoded by the coding sequence ATGACGACGACGGATCCCGCGGCGGCCCTGACGGGGCGGGGCCGCCCACACCTTCCCCGGCGGGTACGCCAGCTCAGTTGGCGCACCTGGCGCGGGGTGCTGGTCCGCAGCGCCCGCAACTTCGTCTCGGACAACTGCGCCGACTGGGCCGCCGCCCTCACCTACTACGGGGTGCTCGCGCTCTTCCCGTCCGCCATCGTGGTGGTCTCCCTCGTGGGGCTGGTGTCCGACGGCGAGCGCACCGTCGACACGGTGCTGGACCTGGCCCGGCAGGTCGGCGCCGGCTCGGTGGTCGGCAATGACGGGTTCGTCAGCGTGGTGCGCGACGTCGTCGACCAGGAGAGCTCGGCGAAGGTGCTGCTGAGCTTCGGTCTGCTCGGCGCGCTGTGGTCCGCGTCCGGCTTCATCGGCGCGTTCACCCGCGCCTCCAACGCCGTCTACGGGGTGACCGAGGGGCGCCCGGTGTGGAAGCTGCGGCCGTTGCAGATCGGGCTGGCCGGCATCACGTTGCTGCTGCTGGCGGTGGTCGCCACCGGCCTGATCATCAGCGGGCCGGTGGCGGACGCCGTGGGTGACCTCGTCAACGCGGGCGGGCTGGCCCGCACCATGTGGAGCGTCGCGAAGTGGCCGGTGCTGGCCCTGGTGATGATGATGCTGCTGTCGCTGCTGTTCTGGATCGCCCCGAACGTGCGCCAACCCCGGTTCCGCTGGCTCACCCCCGGTGGCGCGGTCGCGCTCGCCGCCTGGGCGCTCGCGTCCTTCGGGTTCAGCCTGTACGTCGCCAACTTCGGCTCGTACGACGCGACGTACGGCAGTCTCGGCGCCGTCATCGCCTTCCTGGTCTGGCTCTACCTGTCCAACTCCGCCCTCATGCTGGGCGTGCAGATCAACGCCGAACTGCAGCGCGGCCGGCGGTTGCAGGCCGGCGAGGCGTCCGACGACCCGGTCCTTCCCCCGAAGTCTCCGGCCGGTTCGTGA
- a CDS encoding DUF2795 domain-containing protein, producing the protein MERGNSKHGPRIDEQMSQEVSGLVQGPGTGGSRVDESRVPEPAGEDQPEATTAPAGELRSGAPKGMSSQDVERRSRFGRFITMTALPGDRETLIANARENEAPDDIIADLERLPDGTRYQTVSEVWAALGNKNETTRW; encoded by the coding sequence ATGGAGCGTGGCAACAGCAAGCACGGACCGCGGATCGACGAGCAGATGAGCCAGGAGGTGAGCGGCCTCGTCCAGGGGCCCGGCACCGGCGGCTCACGGGTCGACGAGTCCCGCGTACCGGAGCCGGCGGGCGAGGACCAGCCGGAGGCCACCACGGCACCGGCCGGCGAGCTGCGCAGCGGGGCGCCGAAGGGGATGAGTTCGCAGGACGTCGAGCGGCGCAGCCGGTTCGGGCGGTTCATCACGATGACCGCGCTGCCCGGTGACCGCGAGACGTTGATCGCGAACGCGCGGGAGAACGAGGCGCCCGACGACATCATCGCCGACCTGGAGCGGCTGCCCGACGGCACCCGGTACCAGACGGTGTCCGAGGTCTGGGCCGCGCTCGGCAACAAGAACGAGACGACTCGCTGGTGA